A genomic segment from Micromonospora echinaurantiaca encodes:
- a CDS encoding nuclear transport factor 2 family protein has protein sequence MTGWLRAYERAWRTPGTEPLATIFTEDASYQQGPYRTPVVGLPAIGRMWEAERAGPDEVFRMASEIVAVDGDTAVARLEVRYGDPVHQEYRDLWIMRFAEDGRCRSFEEWPFWPAQPTASQAS, from the coding sequence GTGACGGGCTGGCTTCGGGCGTACGAGCGGGCGTGGCGGACGCCGGGGACGGAGCCGCTCGCCACGATCTTCACCGAGGACGCGAGCTACCAGCAGGGCCCGTACCGGACCCCGGTCGTCGGCCTGCCGGCGATCGGCAGGATGTGGGAGGCCGAGCGCGCCGGCCCGGACGAGGTGTTCCGGATGGCGAGCGAGATCGTCGCGGTCGATGGCGACACGGCGGTGGCACGGCTGGAGGTCCGCTACGGCGACCCGGTCCACCAGGAGTACCGCGACCTGTGGATCATGCGTTTCGCCGAGGACGGGCGCTGTAGATCGTTCGAGGAGTGGCCGTTCTGGCCGGCGCAGCCGACCGCCTCCCAGGCCAGCTGA
- a CDS encoding carboxymuconolactone decarboxylase family protein — MTVQARIPNPAGLLPDAVKAINLLYKAAHSAGVPAGTLELVHLRASQINGCGACVDSGARSARKAGETEERLFAVAAWRETPYFTDAERAVLALAEAATRLADRADPVSDEVWAEAARHFDEKQLAAVVLWVATTNFFNRLNATTRQPAPQNWG, encoded by the coding sequence ATGACCGTGCAGGCCCGTATACCGAACCCCGCAGGACTGCTCCCGGACGCGGTGAAGGCGATCAACCTGCTCTACAAGGCGGCGCACTCCGCCGGCGTCCCCGCCGGCACGCTGGAGCTTGTCCACCTGCGCGCCAGCCAGATCAACGGATGCGGCGCCTGCGTGGACTCCGGTGCCCGTAGTGCCCGCAAGGCCGGCGAGACCGAGGAACGGCTGTTCGCGGTGGCCGCCTGGCGGGAGACGCCGTACTTCACCGACGCCGAGCGGGCGGTGCTCGCGCTCGCCGAGGCCGCGACCCGGCTCGCCGACCGGGCCGACCCGGTCTCCGACGAGGTGTGGGCGGAGGCGGCGCGCCACTTCGACGAGAAGCAGCTGGCCGCGGTGGTGCTCTGGGTAGCCACCACCAACTTCTTCAACCGGTTGAACGCGACGACCCGCCAGCCCGCACCGCAGAACTGGGGCTGA
- a CDS encoding sigma-70 family RNA polymerase sigma factor: protein MSDTELLAQRFEEHRPRLRAVARRMLGSPAEAEDAVQDTWLRLSRVDAEGIDNLPGWLTTTVGRVCLDRLGSSASRHEQSADVVADEPGRADPDEVDPEREALLTESVGRALDVVLRTLGPTERLVFVLHDMFAVSFDELAPVVDRSPAAVRQVASRARRRVQSGPAAPETDPARQRGIVEAFLAASREGRFDDLLTLLDPHVVLRFDAAAVRRGGTDAAHGSAVVAAFFSGRAQGAVPAVVDAAPGAAVVLDGRVHIVLSFVVTDRIIGIEVVADPAQIAALDLVVG from the coding sequence ATGAGCGACACCGAACTGCTGGCCCAACGCTTCGAGGAGCACCGTCCGCGCCTGCGCGCGGTGGCCCGGCGGATGCTCGGCTCCCCGGCCGAGGCGGAGGACGCGGTCCAGGACACCTGGCTGCGGCTCAGCCGGGTCGACGCCGAGGGCATCGACAACCTGCCGGGCTGGCTCACCACCACCGTCGGCCGGGTCTGCCTCGATCGGCTGGGCTCCAGCGCCAGCCGGCACGAACAGTCCGCGGACGTGGTCGCCGACGAGCCGGGCCGCGCCGATCCGGATGAGGTCGATCCGGAGCGGGAGGCGCTGCTGACCGAGTCGGTCGGCCGGGCGTTGGACGTGGTGCTGCGCACTCTCGGCCCCACCGAACGGCTGGTCTTCGTGCTGCACGACATGTTCGCCGTCTCGTTCGACGAACTCGCGCCCGTCGTCGACCGCAGCCCGGCCGCCGTACGGCAGGTCGCCAGTCGGGCCCGCCGCCGGGTGCAGAGCGGACCAGCGGCGCCGGAGACGGACCCGGCCCGGCAGCGCGGCATCGTCGAGGCGTTCCTCGCCGCGTCCCGGGAGGGGCGCTTCGACGACCTGCTCACCCTGCTCGATCCGCACGTCGTCCTGCGCTTCGACGCGGCAGCCGTCCGCCGGGGCGGGACCGACGCGGCACACGGCTCCGCCGTCGTGGCAGCCTTCTTCTCCGGACGGGCGCAGGGTGCCGTGCCGGCGGTCGTCGACGCCGCGCCGGGGGCGGCGGTGGTCCTCGACGGCCGCGTCCACATCGTGCTCAGCTTCGTGGTCACCGACCGGATCATCGGCATCGAGGTGGTCGCCGATCCCGCGCAGATCGCCGCCCTCGACCTGGTGGTGGGCTGA
- a CDS encoding low temperature requirement protein A, translating into MLTRVGAGRLGDASIPRSATVLELLFDIVYVFALARLAGRVADDLTFLRHSLLSEAGQTVLFFTAMWMVWSLNALMTSSYDPRRADIQILLLASMFGTLVLAVSLPQAFGERGVVFSVTYVLIQVGRPLYLTLALRGDPRWRAPARVLSWHVLSGVFWIAGGISGGLGRGVFWTVALAIEILGFAMSWPAPRLGSTRPNYPTTSFEHLAERYNQFFMIALAEVVLETGAAIGFPGFSVKRSAVLVAAFLTVVAFWRIYFYHGGSRDPVTSGRPTETAMRLSEWSSFGLLLVAGGVICTAVGFGQVVEDPAPPIDWALLAVIFGGPALFLVGRSSLDPPVRSGRRCRALSLGVLALAVVAPVMLLLPPIAAALAVALVMTGVAVLDGLVHHPGPETNPAF; encoded by the coding sequence ATGTTGACACGCGTCGGGGCCGGCCGGCTCGGGGACGCCAGCATTCCTCGCTCGGCGACCGTCCTGGAACTGCTGTTCGACATCGTCTACGTGTTCGCGCTCGCCCGGCTCGCCGGGCGGGTCGCGGACGACCTCACCTTCCTGCGGCACTCGCTGCTCTCCGAGGCGGGCCAGACGGTGCTGTTCTTCACCGCGATGTGGATGGTCTGGTCCCTCAACGCGCTGATGACCAGCTCATACGACCCGCGCCGCGCGGACATCCAGATCCTGCTGCTGGCCTCGATGTTCGGCACGCTGGTGCTGGCGGTCTCGTTGCCGCAGGCGTTCGGCGAACGAGGCGTCGTCTTCTCCGTGACGTACGTCCTCATCCAGGTGGGCCGTCCGCTCTACCTGACCCTGGCCCTTCGCGGCGATCCGCGGTGGCGGGCGCCGGCCCGGGTGCTGAGCTGGCACGTGCTGTCCGGCGTGTTCTGGATCGCCGGCGGGATCAGCGGCGGCCTCGGCCGCGGCGTCTTCTGGACCGTCGCCCTGGCCATCGAGATCCTCGGCTTCGCGATGAGCTGGCCCGCGCCGCGGCTCGGCTCCACCCGGCCGAACTACCCGACGACGTCCTTCGAGCACCTGGCCGAGCGGTACAACCAGTTCTTCATGATCGCCCTCGCCGAGGTGGTGCTCGAAACCGGCGCGGCCATCGGTTTCCCGGGCTTCTCCGTCAAACGGAGCGCCGTACTCGTCGCCGCTTTCCTGACCGTCGTGGCCTTCTGGCGGATCTACTTCTACCACGGCGGGTCGCGCGATCCGGTGACCTCCGGCCGTCCCACGGAGACGGCGATGCGGCTCTCCGAGTGGTCGAGTTTCGGGCTGCTGCTCGTCGCTGGCGGGGTGATCTGCACCGCCGTCGGCTTCGGCCAGGTCGTCGAGGACCCGGCCCCGCCGATCGACTGGGCGCTGTTGGCCGTCATCTTCGGCGGGCCGGCGCTCTTCCTGGTCGGGCGGTCCTCCCTCGACCCGCCGGTCCGGAGCGGGCGGCGCTGCCGGGCGCTGTCCCTCGGCGTACTGGCGCTGGCCGTGGTGGCTCCGGTCATGCTGCTGCTCCCGCCGATCGCCGCGGCACTCGCCGTCGCGCTGGTCATGACCGGGGTCGCCGTCCTCGACGGGCTGGTGCACCACCCGGGGCCGGAGACGAACCCGGCGTTCTGA